Proteins found in one Acidimicrobiales bacterium genomic segment:
- a CDS encoding MoxR family ATPase gives MTPSRTPGEILEQALFEVKRVVVGQDRMIERLFVCLLGRGHCLLEGAPGLAKTLAAETLATVMGGEFARLQFTPDLVPADLVGTRIYRPSQEAFDVELGPVFANVVLADEINRAPAKVQSALLEVMAEHQVSIGGVTYEVPEPFLVLATQNPIESEGVYPLPEAQRDRFLMKVLVDFPSAREEAEIVHRMSVDRPEPVAVLDPEGLLALQKAADEVFLHDAVVDYAVRLVLSTREPRKYGLGEIAPHVAHGASPRATLGLVAAGRALALLRGRTYVLPQDVYDVARDVLRHRVLLSYEALADGVTAEQVVERVVRTIVAPRITPGQDGELVAVSAAAS, from the coding sequence ATGACGCCCAGCCGCACCCCCGGGGAGATCCTCGAGCAGGCCCTCTTCGAGGTGAAGCGGGTGGTGGTGGGCCAGGACCGGATGATCGAGCGGCTCTTCGTGTGCCTGCTGGGCCGGGGCCACTGCCTCCTCGAGGGGGCGCCGGGCCTGGCCAAGACCCTGGCCGCCGAGACGCTCGCCACCGTGATGGGGGGTGAGTTCGCCCGCCTCCAGTTCACGCCCGACCTCGTCCCCGCCGACCTGGTCGGCACCCGCATCTACCGCCCGTCGCAGGAGGCGTTCGACGTCGAGCTCGGCCCCGTGTTCGCCAACGTGGTGCTGGCCGACGAGATCAACCGGGCCCCGGCCAAGGTGCAGTCGGCCCTGCTCGAGGTGATGGCCGAGCACCAGGTGTCGATCGGCGGCGTCACCTACGAGGTGCCCGAGCCGTTCCTGGTCCTCGCCACCCAGAACCCCATCGAGAGCGAGGGCGTCTACCCCCTCCCCGAGGCCCAGAGGGACCGGTTCCTCATGAAGGTGCTGGTGGACTTCCCGTCCGCCCGCGAGGAGGCGGAGATCGTCCACCGCATGAGCGTGGACCGCCCCGAGCCCGTGGCCGTGCTCGACCCCGAGGGCCTGCTGGCGCTCCAGAAGGCGGCCGACGAGGTGTTCCTGCACGACGCCGTCGTCGACTACGCCGTCCGACTCGTCCTGTCGACCCGCGAGCCGCGCAAGTACGGGCTGGGCGAGATCGCGCCCCACGTCGCCCACGGCGCCAGCCCAAGGGCCACCCTCGGGCTGGTGGCGGCCGGCCGGGCCCTCGCCCTGCTGCGGGGCCGCACCTACGTCCTCCCCCAGGACGTCTACGACGTGGCCCGCGACGTGTTGCGCCACCGGGTGCTCCTGTCCTACGAGGCCCTGGCCGACGGCGTCACCGCCGAGCAGGTCGTCGAGCGGGTGGTGCGCACGATCGTGGCGCCCCGCATCACCCCCGGCCAGGACGGCGAGCTGGTCGCCGTGTCGGCGGCCGCGTCGTGA
- a CDS encoding trypsin-like peptidase domain-containing protein, whose translation MEMPDRGRWGIDTLDEPPGPAGPPEALPPLEPPPAEAPPYPHDGPPVAGSTPPAPGPGMPLSPPPDRPRALRARTGAALLAVALAGAAAGSALTMALDGDEAASPRAVVGAAGAGRSIVLDGEKLDVAGVVAKAEPAVVSIRVDVDNGFRSATGAGTGVILTPDGEVLTNAHVVDGARTVRVTLAGESRARTADVVGTDPAADLALLRIPGAQGLPTADLGSSADVAVGDDVVAIGNALALRGGPTVTRGIVSALDRSLDTSNGTMTGLIQTDASISSGNSGGPLVNALGQVIGINTAVASSGRGSAAENIGFAIAIDRALPVMERLRGNAPSARVGYLGVSTSDPEDGSRGATVMSVEAGSPADAAGVRAGDLITHVDGRAIDGAAALSSAVKSKEPGADIDLRVLREDDEVGVKATLGTQPAG comes from the coding sequence ATGGAAATGCCCGATCGTGGCCGCTGGGGGATCGACACGCTCGACGAGCCGCCCGGGCCGGCGGGGCCGCCGGAGGCCCTCCCCCCGCTGGAGCCGCCGCCCGCCGAGGCGCCGCCGTACCCGCACGACGGCCCGCCCGTGGCCGGCTCCACGCCACCCGCGCCCGGTCCGGGGATGCCCCTGTCCCCGCCCCCGGACCGGCCGCGGGCCCTCCGCGCCCGCACCGGCGCCGCCCTCCTCGCCGTCGCCCTGGCCGGCGCCGCCGCCGGGTCGGCCCTCACCATGGCCCTCGACGGCGACGAGGCCGCCTCGCCGAGGGCCGTCGTGGGCGCCGCCGGCGCCGGCCGCTCGATCGTGCTCGACGGCGAGAAGCTGGACGTGGCCGGTGTGGTCGCCAAGGCGGAGCCCGCCGTGGTGTCCATCCGGGTGGACGTCGACAACGGCTTCCGCAGCGCCACCGGCGCCGGCACCGGCGTCATCCTGACCCCCGACGGCGAGGTCCTCACCAACGCCCACGTGGTGGACGGCGCCCGCACCGTGCGGGTCACCCTGGCGGGGGAGTCCCGGGCCCGCACGGCCGACGTCGTCGGGACCGACCCGGCCGCCGACCTCGCCCTGCTGCGCATCCCCGGCGCCCAGGGCCTCCCCACCGCCGACCTCGGCTCGTCGGCCGACGTGGCGGTGGGCGACGACGTCGTCGCCATCGGCAACGCCCTCGCCCTGCGGGGCGGCCCCACCGTGACCAGGGGCATCGTCTCCGCCCTCGACCGCTCGCTCGACACCAGCAACGGGACCATGACCGGGCTCATCCAGACCGACGCCTCCATCAGCTCGGGCAACTCCGGCGGCCCCCTCGTCAACGCCCTGGGGCAGGTCATCGGCATCAACACCGCCGTCGCCTCGTCGGGCCGCGGCTCGGCGGCAGAGAACATCGGTTTCGCCATCGCCATCGACCGGGCCCTGCCGGTGATGGAGCGGCTCCGGGGCAACGCCCCGTCGGCACGCGTCGGCTACCTCGGCGTCAGCACCTCCGACCCCGAGGACGGGAGCCGGGGCGCCACCGTGATGAGCGTCGAGGCGGGCTCGCCGGCGGACGCGGCCGGTGTGCGGGCCGGCGATCTCATCACCCACGTCGACGGCCGGGCCATCGACGGGGCGGCGGCCCTGTCCAGCGCCGTCAAGTCGAAGGAGCCGGGCGCCGACATCGATCTCCGGGTCCTCCGCGAGGACGACGAGGTGGGCGTCAAGGCGACCCTGGGCACCCAGCCCGCCGGCTGA
- a CDS encoding MarR family transcriptional regulator has protein sequence MADPRWLSDEEQGAWRAFLAATRLVFRELDRELQRDAGMPHTYYVVLVALSEAPGRAMRMTELAAVCDSSPSRLSHAVARLEEAGWVRRTPSPDDRRGALATLTDHGFHMLEAAAPGHVESVRRHVFDRLSADQVVELRGVCESILGDRR, from the coding sequence ATGGCCGACCCCCGCTGGCTCAGCGACGAGGAGCAGGGCGCGTGGCGGGCGTTCCTCGCCGCCACCAGGCTCGTGTTCCGCGAGCTGGACCGTGAGCTCCAGCGCGACGCCGGCATGCCCCATACCTACTACGTGGTCCTCGTCGCCCTCTCGGAGGCGCCCGGCCGGGCCATGCGCATGACCGAGCTGGCCGCCGTGTGCGACTCGTCGCCCAGCCGGCTGTCCCACGCCGTGGCCAGGCTGGAGGAGGCGGGCTGGGTGCGGCGCACGCCGTCGCCCGACGATCGCCGGGGCGCCCTGGCCACCCTCACCGACCACGGGTTCCACATGCTCGAAGCGGCCGCCCCGGGCCACGTGGAGAGCGTCCGCCGGCACGTGTTCGACCGCCTCAGCGCCGATCAGGTGGTCGAGCTGCGGGGCGTGTGCGAATCCATCCTGGGGGACCGGCGATGA
- a CDS encoding VOC family protein, with product MAITRLNHAVLYVRDAERSAAFYEDALGFRRVMSTPGAVFLQASGSTNDHDLGLFSVGEAAGPSEAGRRTVGLYHLAWEVDTLDELERVAAVLTGRRALVGASDHGSTKAIYARDPDGIEFEVSWLVPADLLDDEATTARSTIRPLDLEREKARYGATTRGGIGVSIP from the coding sequence ATGGCCATCACCCGACTCAACCACGCCGTGCTCTACGTGCGCGACGCCGAGCGCTCGGCCGCATTCTACGAGGACGCCCTGGGCTTCCGGCGGGTGATGAGCACGCCCGGAGCGGTCTTCCTCCAGGCGAGCGGCTCCACCAACGACCACGACCTCGGCCTGTTCTCGGTGGGCGAGGCGGCCGGGCCGTCCGAGGCGGGACGGCGGACGGTCGGCCTGTACCACCTGGCCTGGGAGGTCGACACGCTCGACGAGCTGGAGCGGGTCGCCGCCGTCCTGACCGGGCGGCGCGCCCTGGTGGGCGCCAGCGACCACGGGTCGACCAAGGCGATCTACGCCCGCGACCCCGACGGCATCGAGTTCGAGGTGTCGTGGCTCGTCCCCGCCGACCTGCTGGACGACGAGGCCACCACCGCCCGGTCCACCATCCGCCCCCTCGACCTCGAGCGCGAGAAGGCCCGGTACGGGGCCACGACGCGGGGCGGGATCGGCGTCTCGATCCCCTGA
- a CDS encoding DUF58 domain-containing protein, whose product MTDAVAPYEGAVPRHEASRHEAKLRQLELLVMRRLDGLLQGDHQGLVPGGGSEPDDGRIYEPGDDVRRMDWNLTARSGYPHVRNTVADRELELWLVVDGSASVDFGTAACEKRDLVVAAAATFGFLTSRDGNRVGALVFGPGEPEIVPPRSGRAALFGLLARLERRERAVEGSASLAAALRRARLAARRRSLVVVVSDLIDPGPWERELRALAARHDVVVAELRDPRERELPPVGLLTLVDPETGRRLEVQTADARLRARFAEAAAAQLAARARSVKGAGAAHLVLSTDRDWVLDVVRFVAARRRRR is encoded by the coding sequence GTGACCGACGCCGTCGCCCCGTACGAGGGCGCCGTCCCCCGCCACGAGGCCTCCCGGCACGAGGCGAAGCTGCGCCAGCTCGAGCTGCTGGTGATGCGCCGCCTCGACGGCCTGCTCCAGGGCGACCACCAGGGCCTCGTCCCCGGCGGCGGCAGCGAGCCCGACGACGGCCGCATCTACGAGCCGGGCGACGACGTGCGCCGCATGGACTGGAACCTCACCGCCCGATCCGGGTACCCGCACGTGCGCAACACCGTCGCCGACCGGGAGCTGGAGCTGTGGCTGGTGGTCGACGGCAGCGCCAGCGTCGACTTCGGCACGGCGGCCTGCGAGAAGCGGGACCTGGTGGTCGCCGCCGCCGCCACCTTCGGTTTCCTCACGTCGCGCGACGGCAACCGGGTCGGCGCCCTGGTGTTCGGACCCGGCGAGCCCGAGATCGTGCCGCCCCGCAGCGGCCGGGCCGCCCTGTTCGGCCTGTTGGCCCGCCTCGAGCGCCGGGAACGGGCCGTGGAGGGGAGCGCCTCGCTGGCCGCCGCCCTGCGCCGGGCCCGCCTGGCCGCCCGGCGCCGCAGCCTGGTCGTGGTGGTCTCCGACCTCATCGACCCGGGGCCCTGGGAGCGCGAGCTGCGCGCCCTCGCCGCCCGCCACGACGTGGTGGTGGCCGAGCTGCGCGACCCGCGCGAGCGCGAGCTGCCGCCCGTGGGCCTGCTCACCCTGGTGGACCCCGAGACGGGCCGGCGCCTGGAGGTCCAGACGGCCGACGCCCGGCTGCGGGCCCGCTTCGCCGAGGCGGCCGCCGCCCAGCTGGCGGCGCGGGCACGCTCGGTCAAGGGGGCGGGCGCCGCCCACCTCGTGCTGTCCACCGACCGCGACTGGGTGCTGGACGTGGTCCGCTTCGTCGCCGCCCGGAGGCGACGCCGGTGA
- a CDS encoding VWA domain-containing protein — translation MSFLAAGRLWLLLVVAGLVAAYVVLQRRRRQYAVRFTNLELLASVAPRRPGWRRHVPAAAMALALVGLVIGLARPVREVRVPKEAATVMLVVDVSASMQATDVEPTRLDAARDAALSFVDDLPDRLRVGLVAFDRSTRVIAPPTTDHTLVETGIQGLYTGPGTAAGDAIHTALDAITNAGGAGETEGEQTAAIVLLSDGATTVGTPVEVAAQAAVEQGVPVTTIAFGTPEGTVDIGGRVIPVPADVGAMTSLAEVTGGAFFEAASGEELEGVYEDIGSRVGYTTEDREVGLTFVGIAVALLVAALGAALVWTGRML, via the coding sequence GTGAGCTTCCTCGCCGCCGGCCGCCTCTGGCTCCTCCTGGTCGTCGCCGGGCTGGTCGCCGCCTACGTGGTCCTCCAGCGGCGGCGCAGGCAGTACGCCGTCCGGTTCACCAACCTGGAGCTGCTGGCGTCGGTGGCGCCCAGGCGCCCGGGGTGGCGCCGCCACGTGCCCGCCGCCGCCATGGCCCTGGCCCTGGTCGGGCTGGTGATCGGCCTGGCCCGGCCCGTCCGGGAGGTGCGGGTGCCCAAGGAGGCGGCGACGGTGATGCTGGTGGTGGACGTGTCGGCGTCCATGCAGGCCACCGACGTCGAGCCCACCCGCCTCGACGCCGCCCGCGACGCCGCCCTGTCGTTCGTCGACGACCTGCCCGACCGCCTCCGGGTGGGCCTGGTGGCATTCGACCGCAGCACGCGGGTGATCGCCCCGCCCACCACCGACCACACGCTGGTGGAGACGGGGATCCAGGGCCTCTACACGGGCCCGGGCACGGCGGCGGGCGACGCCATCCACACCGCGCTGGACGCCATCACCAACGCCGGCGGGGCGGGCGAGACCGAGGGCGAGCAGACGGCCGCCATCGTCCTCCTCTCCGACGGCGCGACAACGGTGGGCACGCCGGTGGAGGTGGCCGCCCAGGCGGCGGTCGAACAGGGCGTGCCCGTCACCACCATCGCCTTCGGCACCCCCGAGGGGACGGTCGACATCGGCGGCCGGGTGATCCCCGTCCCCGCCGACGTGGGCGCCATGACCTCGCTGGCCGAGGTCACCGGGGGCGCCTTCTTCGAGGCGGCGTCGGGTGAGGAGCTGGAGGGCGTGTACGAGGACATCGGCAGCCGCGTCGGCTACACCACCGAGGATCGGGAGGTGGGGCTCACGTTCGTCGGCATCGCCGTCGCCCTGCTCGTCGCCGCCCTGGGCGCCGCCCTGGTGTGGACCGGCCGGATGCTCTGA
- a CDS encoding acyl-CoA dehydrogenase family protein gives MSDRRPETGGDAVAFASRFADEVLFPSALDTESAGDVPTTSLDALAAAGLYGMAGPVPAGGLDLDRASGWAVVEALAGGCLATAFVWVQHHGLVRMLASAAPGELRDEWLGPLCRGERRAGLALAGLLPGPARLRATPRDEGWALQGSSPWVTGWGHVDVLLVAARAPDDMVAWLVVDAVEGGGLTVERQRLVAVDASATVRADFDGLVVPRDRLIAVQPCAEVAGGPAASLRTNGSLALGVAGRCCRLMGPSGLGPELAHCRAALDAAGPEEIADARAAASELAVRAASALVVHEGSSSVTLGASAQRLAREATFLLVFGSRPAIRAALLRRLGAG, from the coding sequence GTGTCGGACCGGCGACCCGAGACGGGCGGCGACGCCGTCGCCTTCGCCTCCCGCTTCGCCGACGAGGTGCTCTTCCCGTCGGCCCTCGACACCGAGTCGGCCGGCGACGTCCCCACCACCTCGCTCGACGCGCTGGCCGCGGCGGGTCTCTACGGCATGGCCGGCCCGGTGCCGGCCGGTGGGCTCGACCTCGACCGGGCGTCGGGATGGGCGGTGGTCGAGGCGCTGGCCGGCGGCTGCCTGGCCACGGCGTTCGTGTGGGTCCAGCACCACGGACTGGTGCGGATGTTGGCGTCCGCCGCCCCGGGCGAGTTGCGCGACGAGTGGCTGGGCCCGCTGTGCCGCGGCGAGCGGCGGGCCGGGCTGGCGCTGGCCGGGCTGCTGCCCGGCCCGGCGCGCCTGCGGGCGACGCCCCGGGACGAGGGCTGGGCCCTCCAGGGCTCGTCGCCGTGGGTGACGGGCTGGGGGCACGTCGACGTGCTCCTGGTGGCCGCCCGCGCCCCGGACGACATGGTGGCGTGGCTCGTGGTGGACGCCGTCGAGGGCGGTGGGCTCACCGTCGAGCGCCAGCGGCTGGTCGCCGTGGACGCCAGTGCCACGGTGCGGGCGGACTTCGACGGGCTGGTCGTCCCCCGGGACCGCCTGATCGCGGTGCAGCCCTGTGCCGAGGTGGCCGGCGGGCCGGCGGCGTCGCTGCGGACCAACGGTTCGCTGGCCCTGGGCGTGGCGGGCCGGTGCTGCCGGCTGATGGGGCCGAGCGGGCTGGGCCCGGAGCTGGCGCACTGCCGGGCCGCCCTGGACGCCGCCGGCCCCGAGGAGATCGCCGACGCCCGGGCGGCCGCCTCCGAGCTGGCGGTGCGGGCCGCCTCCGCCCTCGTCGTGCACGAGGGGAGCAGCTCCGTCACCCTCGGCGCCTCCGCCCAGCGCCTGGCCCGGGAGGCCACGTTCCTGCTGGTCTTCGGGAGCCGCCCCGCCATCCGCGCCGCCCTGCTCCGTCGGCTGGGCGCCGGCTGA